The Acidimicrobiales bacterium genome has a window encoding:
- a CDS encoding YebC/PmpR family DNA-binding transcriptional regulator encodes MSGHSKWATIKHKKGAADAKRGKLFAKLIKQVEVAARTGGGDLESNPTLRTMFQKARDNSVPLDTIERAVKRGTGELEGVNYETITYEGYAPGGVALLIECLTDNRNRTSGDIRSTLSKNGGSLAEPGAVAWQFERKGVVLVPSSVAEDDLMLVALDAGADDIVDEGEMWRVTSPPTDLNTVRDALDEAGVPVESADLVMLPTSTVEMTEVGDVKKLINLMDLLDDLDDVQDVHGNMDAPDDVMEAAQLD; translated from the coding sequence ATGAGTGGTCATTCCAAGTGGGCAACGATCAAGCACAAGAAGGGCGCCGCCGACGCGAAGCGGGGCAAGCTCTTCGCCAAGCTGATCAAGCAGGTCGAGGTGGCCGCCCGCACCGGCGGTGGCGACCTCGAATCGAATCCGACGCTGCGCACGATGTTCCAGAAGGCCCGCGACAACAGCGTGCCGCTCGACACGATCGAGCGCGCCGTCAAGCGGGGAACCGGCGAACTCGAAGGCGTCAACTACGAGACCATCACCTACGAGGGATATGCCCCTGGTGGCGTGGCGCTGCTGATCGAGTGCCTCACCGACAATCGCAACCGGACCTCGGGCGACATCCGCTCGACCCTGTCCAAGAACGGGGGCTCGCTGGCCGAGCCGGGTGCCGTCGCCTGGCAGTTCGAACGCAAGGGCGTCGTACTCGTGCCCAGCTCGGTCGCCGAAGACGACCTGATGCTCGTCGCCCTCGATGCCGGGGCCGACGACATCGTCGACGAAGGCGAGATGTGGCGGGTCACCTCGCCGCCGACCGACCTCAACACCGTGCGCGACGCGCTCGACGAGGCCGGCGTGCCCGTCGAGTCCGCCGACCTGGTGATGCTGCCGACGTCGACGGTCGAGATGACCGAGGTGGGCGACGTCAAGAAGCTCATCAACCTGATGGACCTGCTCGACGACCTCGACGACGTCCAGGACGTCCACGGCAACATGGACGCCCCCGACGACGTCATGGAAGCCGCCCAGCTCGACTGA
- a CDS encoding cation transporter: MSAGCCDAADDALVALRDRQRTVLWLVLGINAVLFVVEFGVGLWARSSALLADSLDMLGDAFVYAFSLWVLHRGTRWRARAALSKGVVQLGFGLVVLGQAGWRALDGTPPAADAMALMGLVALAGNTWAFALLWRHRTDDINMTSTWLCSRNDLIANAAVLAAAAAVWQLDSVWPDVIVGVAIAVLFLRTARDVIHDARAELAELTQVTA, from the coding sequence ATGAGTGCTGGGTGCTGCGATGCCGCCGACGACGCACTCGTCGCGCTGCGGGACCGCCAGCGCACCGTGCTGTGGCTGGTCCTCGGGATCAACGCCGTGCTCTTCGTCGTCGAGTTCGGCGTCGGCTTGTGGGCACGCTCGTCGGCGCTGCTCGCCGATTCGCTCGACATGCTCGGCGACGCGTTCGTCTATGCGTTCAGCCTCTGGGTGCTGCATCGCGGGACCCGGTGGCGAGCGCGGGCGGCGCTTTCCAAAGGTGTCGTGCAGCTCGGGTTCGGTCTCGTCGTCCTGGGCCAGGCCGGTTGGCGTGCCCTCGACGGCACACCACCGGCAGCCGATGCGATGGCGCTCATGGGGCTCGTCGCGCTCGCGGGCAACACGTGGGCCTTCGCGCTCCTGTGGCGGCACCGCACCGACGACATCAACATGACCTCGACGTGGCTGTGCTCGCGCAACGACCTGATCGCCAACGCGGCAGTGCTCGCCGCCGCGGCGGCGGTCTGGCAACTCGACAGCGTCTGGCCCGACGTGATCGTCGGCGTCGCGATCGCGGTGCTCTTTCTTCGCACCGCCCGCGACGTGATCCACGACGCTCGCGCCGAGTTGGCGGAGCTGACGCAGGTCACGGCCTGA
- a CDS encoding threonine ammonia-lyase: MSSLGRVVSYADLESARDRIAGAVEYTPLTHSLTLSEICGVDVWLKFENLQYTGSFKGRGARNRLLDVEPGRGVIAMSAGNHAQGVAHHGALLGLETTIVMPANTPFVKVARTRDLGATVELAGADVMESAARARELAVERDLEFIHPFDDPAVIAGAGTVGLEMLEQNPGLDVLVAAVGGGGLASGLAVAASAHDRPVEVVGVQSHRYPHMADALAGRPSTAMAGSTVADGIAVSEPGALTQAILAAHGVGMLVVSEAAIEKAIAMLLEIEKTVVEGAGAAALAAVMEHPKAFADRQVGLVLCGGNIDPRTLSQVTLRGLAVQGRLNRLLVELDDTPGRLALVSKVIADAAANVVQVDHDGLGSTGARSTILEVRIDTLDRDHAQSVLQALLDVGISATLLDW; the protein is encoded by the coding sequence ATGTCATCACTCGGCCGTGTTGTGTCCTACGCCGACCTCGAGAGCGCCCGTGATCGCATCGCCGGCGCGGTCGAGTACACCCCGCTCACCCACTCGCTGACCCTGAGCGAGATCTGCGGCGTCGACGTGTGGCTGAAGTTCGAGAACCTCCAGTACACGGGCTCGTTCAAAGGCCGGGGGGCTCGCAACCGCCTGCTCGACGTCGAGCCCGGCCGTGGCGTGATCGCGATGTCGGCCGGAAACCACGCGCAGGGTGTCGCCCATCACGGCGCGCTTCTCGGCCTCGAGACCACGATCGTCATGCCGGCGAACACGCCGTTCGTGAAGGTGGCCCGCACCCGGGATCTCGGCGCCACCGTGGAGCTCGCCGGCGCCGACGTGATGGAGTCGGCCGCTCGGGCCCGTGAGCTGGCGGTCGAACGAGACCTCGAGTTCATCCATCCGTTCGACGACCCGGCCGTGATCGCCGGGGCCGGCACGGTCGGACTCGAGATGCTCGAACAGAACCCGGGTCTCGACGTGTTGGTCGCCGCCGTCGGTGGCGGGGGCCTTGCCTCAGGCCTCGCCGTGGCGGCGAGCGCGCACGATCGACCGGTCGAGGTCGTCGGTGTGCAGAGCCATCGCTATCCGCACATGGCCGATGCGCTCGCCGGTCGGCCGTCCACGGCGATGGCCGGGTCCACCGTGGCCGACGGCATCGCCGTCTCCGAGCCGGGTGCCCTCACGCAGGCGATCCTGGCCGCCCACGGTGTGGGGATGCTGGTGGTCTCCGAGGCGGCGATCGAGAAGGCGATCGCCATGTTGCTCGAGATCGAGAAGACGGTGGTCGAGGGCGCCGGCGCAGCGGCGCTCGCCGCAGTGATGGAGCACCCGAAGGCGTTCGCCGATCGCCAGGTGGGGCTCGTGCTGTGCGGCGGCAACATCGACCCTCGCACCCTGTCGCAGGTGACGCTCCGTGGCCTCGCGGTGCAGGGCCGGCTCAATCGGTTGCTGGTGGAGCTCGACGACACGCCGGGGCGTCTCGCACTGGTCTCGAAAGTGATCGCCGACGCGGCCGCGAACGTCGTCCAGGTCGACCACGACGGACTCGGCTCCACCGGCGCCCGCAGCACGATCCTCGAGGTCCGCATCGACACACTCGACCGCGACCACGCTCAGTCGGTTCTGCAAGCGCTGCTCGATGTGGGCATCAGCGCCACGCTGCTCGACTGGTAG
- a CDS encoding ElyC/SanA/YdcF family protein yields the protein MSTRRRIVLSVAALVLVTGGLLTERWFVHPQTDDPGTADAIFVLGGGGDRVGFAVDLVREGVASEVVFASVYVEDEGVWAARPCNGRAPRNLADGVTFECREPEPGTTRGEARMLRDLATERGWETVVVVASTDQITRARRLIERCWDGEIRLTGPDHFDPWPVRALYEWGAGIKATLLRDC from the coding sequence GTGTCGACCCGCCGCCGCATCGTGCTGTCCGTCGCGGCATTGGTGCTGGTCACCGGGGGTCTGCTCACCGAACGGTGGTTCGTCCATCCCCAGACCGACGACCCCGGCACCGCCGACGCCATTTTCGTGCTCGGGGGCGGCGGCGACCGGGTCGGGTTCGCGGTCGACCTGGTGCGGGAGGGCGTCGCCTCCGAGGTCGTCTTCGCGTCGGTCTACGTGGAGGACGAAGGGGTGTGGGCCGCCCGCCCCTGCAACGGTCGAGCGCCGCGTAACCTCGCCGACGGGGTGACGTTCGAATGTCGGGAGCCCGAACCCGGAACCACCCGCGGTGAGGCCCGGATGCTGCGCGACCTCGCAACGGAACGCGGCTGGGAGACGGTCGTCGTCGTGGCCAGCACCGACCAGATCACCCGGGCCCGCCGGCTGATCGAACGCTGCTGGGACGGCGAGATCCGTCTCACCGGACCCGACCACTTCGACCCGTGGCCCGTTCGGGCCCTCTACGAGTGGGGTGCGGGCATCAAGGCCACCTTGTTGCGCGACTGCTGA
- the ruvA gene encoding Holliday junction branch migration protein RuvA, with amino-acid sequence MIGSLRGTLLDRGPDAELLIEVAGVGHRVQVTPSTAVMIGEIDREVFVHTHHAVREDSETLYGFATVDERRIFESLISAHGVGPALGLAILSVHGPDALRVAVASDDVAALCLVPGVGKKTAARLVMELKSKLDVPDGPVITIDADGSSTTTGGVRADLRSALEGLGYAPDEIHGVLSDLPSDGDTGELLKEALRRLASGV; translated from the coding sequence ATGATCGGATCGCTCAGAGGCACACTGCTCGATCGAGGCCCCGATGCCGAACTCTTGATCGAGGTCGCCGGTGTGGGCCATCGGGTGCAGGTCACCCCGTCCACGGCGGTGATGATCGGCGAGATCGACCGTGAGGTGTTCGTCCACACGCACCATGCCGTTCGTGAGGACAGCGAGACCCTCTACGGCTTCGCCACCGTCGACGAGCGCCGCATCTTCGAGTCGCTCATCAGCGCTCACGGGGTCGGGCCCGCCCTCGGGTTGGCGATCCTGTCGGTTCACGGTCCCGACGCGCTGCGGGTCGCGGTGGCGAGCGACGATGTCGCCGCGCTGTGTCTCGTGCCGGGCGTGGGGAAGAAGACGGCGGCCCGACTCGTGATGGAGCTGAAGTCGAAGCTCGATGTGCCCGATGGTCCGGTCATCACGATCGATGCCGACGGGTCCTCGACCACCACCGGCGGGGTCCGGGCCGACCTGCGATCGGCGCTCGAGGGTCTGGGCTACGCGCCCGACGAGATCCACGGTGTCCTCTCCGACCTTCCGTCCGACGGCGACACCGGCGAGTTGCTGAAGGAAGCCCTCCGCCGACTCGCCTCGGGGGTCTGA
- the pdxT gene encoding pyridoxal 5'-phosphate synthase glutaminase subunit PdxT: MLALQGAFAAHAAILRSLGANTVEVRTGEQLSAVDALVVPGGESTTMSMLLERSGMLEPLAARVSDGLPTFGTCAGMILMAAEISDGRPDQHALGAVDIAVARNGYGRQIDSFESDLDVTGLDAPFHAVFIRAPRVQRAGTDVEVLAAVDGDPVLCRQGNVLVSAFHPELSGDDRIHRQWLADASA; the protein is encoded by the coding sequence GTGCTGGCCCTCCAGGGCGCCTTCGCGGCTCACGCCGCCATTCTCCGATCGCTCGGGGCGAACACCGTCGAGGTCCGCACGGGCGAGCAGTTGAGCGCCGTCGACGCGCTCGTCGTCCCCGGCGGCGAGTCGACCACCATGTCGATGCTGCTCGAACGGTCCGGCATGCTCGAACCCCTGGCGGCACGGGTCTCGGACGGGCTGCCGACGTTCGGCACGTGCGCGGGCATGATCCTCATGGCCGCCGAGATCAGCGACGGGCGCCCCGACCAGCATGCGCTCGGCGCCGTCGACATCGCGGTCGCCCGCAACGGCTACGGCCGCCAGATCGACTCGTTCGAATCCGACCTCGACGTCACCGGCCTCGATGCGCCGTTCCACGCCGTGTTCATCCGGGCCCCGCGGGTCCAGCGGGCGGGGACCGACGTCGAGGTGCTCGCCGCGGTCGACGGCGACCCCGTGCTCTGTCGCCAGGGCAACGTGCTCGTGTCGGCCTTTCATCCCGAACTGTCGGGCGACGATCGCATCCACCGCCAGTGGTTGGCCGACGCCTCGGCCTGA
- the ruvC gene encoding crossover junction endodeoxyribonuclease RuvC, with protein MFVLGIDPGLSRCGYGCVEKTGRKPRAVAAGVIRTDPQTERPLRLAEMQAEVRALIREFEPDALAIERVLFQHNVSTAMSVGMVSGIIMAEAATAGCVVIEYSPNEIKESVAGWGGADKHEVGRMVQTLLDLPAMLAPADAADAVAVALCHLARIPARSTGTAAGGRR; from the coding sequence GTGTTCGTACTGGGAATCGATCCGGGGCTGTCCCGGTGTGGCTATGGCTGTGTGGAGAAGACCGGCCGCAAGCCGCGCGCTGTCGCAGCCGGGGTGATCCGCACCGACCCGCAGACCGAGCGGCCACTGCGGCTCGCCGAGATGCAGGCCGAGGTGCGGGCGCTCATACGCGAGTTCGAGCCCGACGCTCTCGCCATCGAGCGGGTGCTGTTCCAGCACAACGTGTCCACCGCGATGTCGGTCGGCATGGTCAGCGGCATCATCATGGCCGAGGCGGCCACCGCCGGGTGCGTGGTGATCGAGTACTCGCCCAACGAGATCAAGGAATCGGTGGCCGGTTGGGGCGGCGCCGACAAGCACGAGGTCGGGCGGATGGTGCAGACCCTGCTCGACCTGCCGGCCATGTTGGCCCCGGCCGACGCCGCCGATGCGGTTGCGGTGGCGCTCTGCCATCTCGCCCGCATTCCGGCGCGATCAACTGGAACCGCAGCAGGAGGACGTCGATGA
- a CDS encoding ABC transporter ATP-binding protein yields the protein MSSHPAPPAVSLLGIHKSFNDVPALVDLDVVAPDGQITVLLGPNGAGKTTAIRVVTGAMSPERGTVRTLGLDPEADGEDVRMACGVVSAKPALYDRLTGNDNLRYAAELHGVDKRIIDDRIRAAAGRFGIGHALDAQVGGYSTGMKTRLALARSVLHEPQLLLFDEPTSGLDPESSQAVLQLIRDMTSDGHTVVMCTHHLVEAEGLADHVVVLDNGTDLVSGKPADLIHQFWPDDSVEIAVEDLPGTPSLEDLTVLAGVTRLEPSKHGTRVILENPDVTPDVVDALVKAGHRIRMVNPHEPTLEELYFAVRRSARDLGEATIEEVMS from the coding sequence GTGAGTTCGCACCCCGCCCCGCCCGCTGTCTCCCTCCTCGGCATCCACAAGTCGTTCAACGACGTCCCTGCGCTCGTCGATCTCGACGTCGTCGCCCCCGACGGGCAGATCACCGTGCTGCTCGGCCCCAACGGCGCCGGCAAGACCACGGCGATCCGGGTGGTCACCGGCGCGATGTCGCCCGAACGGGGCACCGTCCGAACCCTCGGCCTCGACCCCGAGGCCGACGGCGAGGACGTCCGCATGGCCTGCGGAGTGGTGTCGGCCAAGCCCGCGCTCTACGACCGGCTGACCGGCAACGACAACCTGCGCTACGCAGCCGAACTCCACGGCGTCGACAAGCGCATCATCGACGACCGAATCCGCGCCGCCGCCGGCCGCTTCGGCATCGGACACGCGCTCGATGCCCAGGTCGGCGGCTACTCCACCGGCATGAAGACCCGGCTGGCGCTCGCCCGCTCGGTGCTCCACGAACCGCAACTCCTCCTGTTCGACGAACCCACGTCGGGGCTCGACCCCGAGTCGTCGCAAGCCGTGCTCCAGCTCATCCGGGACATGACCAGCGACGGCCACACCGTCGTCATGTGCACCCACCACCTCGTCGAGGCCGAGGGCCTCGCCGACCATGTCGTCGTGCTCGACAACGGCACCGATCTCGTCTCGGGCAAGCCGGCCGACCTGATCCACCAGTTCTGGCCCGACGACTCGGTCGAGATCGCCGTGGAGGATCTTCCGGGCACACCGTCGCTCGAGGACCTCACCGTCCTCGCCGGCGTCACCCGCCTGGAGCCGAGCAAGCACGGCACCCGGGTCATTCTCGAGAACCCCGACGTCACCCCCGACGTCGTGGACGCGCTCGTGAAGGCCGGCCATCGCATCCGCATGGTGAACCCCCACGAGCCCACCCTCGAGGAGCTCTACTTCGCCGTCCGGCGCTCCGCTCGCGACCTCGGCGAAGCCACGATCGAGGAGGTCATGTCATGA
- a CDS encoding arylsulfatase translates to MKTAAIGRTIAESTPHWPEPPRPRDGAPNILMVLFDDVGFSDFGCYGGDAATPTIDRLAERGLRYTGFHTTAMCSTTRAALLTGRNHHSVGMGCLANFDSGFPGYRGKIAKSAGTIAEMLRAHGYRNYMAGKWHVTPLYETGPTGPTDGWPLARGFDRFYGFLDAETDQYAPELVRDNTHVSPPGTYDDGYHLTVDLVDEAIRMIAEHEAGAPDTPWFTYVAPGACHAPHQVPKELIDHYDEQFAEGWDVARDRRLTRMIDMGIVPAGTVLPDRNPGVAAWDDLPADQRRVAQRLQAAYAAMLDHTDQQLARIIDFLDASGKLDDTLVLVLSDNGASQEGGPLGFVNAMGPYNGIPEPIATKLDRLDDIGGPDTHSNFPWGWAMVANTPLKRYKQNTHGGGVRDPLVVSWPAGITGAGGLRHQFAHASDLVPTLLELLEIEPPASINGVTQQPIEGTSFLATLDDPAAATGKHSQYFEMFSHRGIWIDGWKAVAFHQPGTPLDDDVWELYDLRNDFNEVLDLAAEEPERLAAMIEEWWAEADAHHVLPLDDRFAERFAQNAARVHGERTHYEFWAGMGHLPSDVAPDLRSRSYRIVAEVEIPDGGAQGVLVAHGDATSGYSLYIEGGHLVHDLNIGGSHQVVRSDVPVTPGRRDLGFRLSRVDEVATGTLEIDGVDVGSMTTTDFFFLMISFSGLDIGLDRSSPVGDYASPNVFTGTLRRVVVDMDDDQDLDHDAAGRIELARE, encoded by the coding sequence ATGAAGACCGCCGCCATCGGACGCACGATCGCCGAGTCCACCCCGCACTGGCCGGAGCCTCCCCGCCCTCGAGACGGGGCACCGAACATCCTCATGGTGCTTTTCGACGATGTCGGGTTCTCCGACTTCGGTTGCTACGGCGGCGATGCCGCCACGCCGACGATCGACCGGCTGGCCGAGCGGGGTCTGCGCTACACGGGCTTTCACACGACGGCGATGTGCTCGACGACGCGAGCGGCGCTGCTCACCGGGCGAAACCACCACAGTGTGGGCATGGGTTGTCTCGCGAACTTCGACAGCGGCTTCCCGGGCTACCGGGGCAAGATCGCGAAGAGTGCGGGCACCATCGCCGAGATGCTGCGGGCCCATGGCTATCGCAACTACATGGCCGGAAAGTGGCACGTCACGCCGCTCTACGAGACCGGTCCGACCGGCCCCACCGACGGCTGGCCGCTGGCCCGCGGCTTCGACCGGTTCTACGGCTTTCTCGACGCCGAGACCGATCAGTACGCCCCCGAGCTGGTGCGCGACAACACCCACGTCTCGCCGCCCGGCACCTATGACGACGGCTATCACCTGACGGTCGACCTGGTCGACGAGGCGATCCGGATGATCGCCGAGCACGAGGCCGGCGCCCCCGACACGCCCTGGTTCACCTATGTCGCCCCTGGCGCCTGCCATGCGCCCCATCAGGTGCCGAAGGAGTTGATCGACCACTACGACGAACAGTTCGCCGAGGGCTGGGACGTTGCCCGCGACCGCCGCCTCACCCGGATGATCGACATGGGGATCGTGCCTGCGGGCACGGTCCTGCCGGATCGCAACCCGGGGGTGGCTGCGTGGGACGACCTGCCTGCGGACCAGCGTCGCGTGGCCCAGCGACTTCAGGCCGCCTACGCGGCGATGCTCGACCACACCGACCAGCAGTTGGCCCGCATCATCGACTTCCTCGATGCTTCGGGGAAGCTCGACGACACCCTCGTGCTGGTGCTCAGCGACAACGGCGCGTCGCAGGAGGGCGGTCCGCTCGGCTTCGTCAACGCGATGGGCCCCTACAACGGCATCCCCGAGCCGATCGCCACGAAGCTCGATCGGCTCGACGACATCGGCGGTCCCGACACGCACTCGAACTTCCCGTGGGGCTGGGCGATGGTCGCCAACACACCGTTGAAGCGCTACAAGCAGAACACCCACGGTGGTGGCGTGCGTGACCCGTTGGTCGTCTCGTGGCCGGCGGGGATCACGGGTGCCGGTGGCCTGCGCCACCAGTTCGCCCACGCCAGCGACCTCGTGCCCACGCTGCTCGAGCTGCTCGAGATCGAGCCACCGGCGAGCATCAACGGCGTGACCCAGCAGCCGATCGAGGGCACCAGCTTTCTCGCCACGCTGGATGATCCCGCAGCGGCCACGGGAAAGCACTCGCAGTACTTCGAGATGTTCAGCCATCGCGGTATCTGGATCGACGGCTGGAAGGCGGTCGCCTTTCACCAGCCGGGCACCCCGCTCGACGACGACGTGTGGGAGCTCTACGACCTCCGCAACGATTTCAACGAGGTCCTCGACCTCGCCGCCGAAGAGCCCGAACGGTTGGCGGCCATGATCGAGGAGTGGTGGGCCGAAGCGGATGCCCACCACGTTCTGCCGCTCGACGACCGTTTCGCCGAACGCTTCGCGCAGAACGCGGCGCGGGTCCATGGCGAGCGCACCCACTACGAGTTCTGGGCGGGGATGGGTCACCTGCCGTCTGACGTGGCCCCGGACCTGCGCAGTCGGAGCTACCGCATCGTCGCCGAGGTGGAGATCCCCGACGGCGGTGCCCAGGGGGTTCTCGTCGCCCACGGCGATGCCACGAGTGGGTACTCGCTCTACATCGAGGGCGGCCACCTCGTGCACGACCTCAACATCGGCGGATCGCACCAGGTCGTGCGCTCCGACGTGCCCGTCACCCCCGGTCGTCGCGATCTCGGCTTTCGGCTGAGCCGCGTCGACGAGGTGGCCACCGGCACGCTCGAGATCGACGGCGTCGACGTCGGATCGATGACGACCACCGACTTCTTCTTCCTGATGATCTCGTTCTCGGGACTCGACATCGGCCTCGACCGGTCGAGTCCGGTCGGCGACTATGCGTCACCCAACGTCTTCACCGGCACGCTGCGGCGGGTCGTCGTCGACATGGACGACGACCAGGATCTCGACCACGACGCAGCCGGCAGGATCGAACTCGCCCGCGAGTGA
- a CDS encoding ABC transporter permease subunit, which translates to MSRSTMNWSRTLTVARTDVKQLVLAKDFWMPMGILGSIFFVIVPLVLLFSITSLGDVEAVQNIANTLEVLPQKAQDQIKGDTPQGRTSYALAVFLFAPMAVVVPLTISTAVGAATLVGERERGTGEFLAHSPAGTKEIYLGKLLASLLPGYFTTMVGFTAYSLIVNLIVGPEVGGWFFPTTQWWLLMLWVLPGFLLIGLSLVLRLSGRVKSTAAAQQASGLITLPLIAISYAQASGAIYGTPTTTIIIGAIAWTIGITSTWRGMGAVKRQRLLGVADGV; encoded by the coding sequence ATGAGCCGATCCACCATGAACTGGTCCCGCACCCTCACCGTCGCCCGGACCGATGTGAAGCAGCTGGTCCTGGCCAAGGACTTCTGGATGCCGATGGGCATCCTCGGCAGCATCTTCTTCGTGATCGTGCCGCTCGTGTTGCTCTTCAGCATCACGTCGCTCGGCGATGTCGAGGCGGTGCAGAACATCGCCAACACGCTCGAGGTCCTGCCCCAGAAGGCCCAGGACCAGATCAAGGGCGACACACCCCAGGGACGCACCAGCTACGCGCTGGCCGTGTTCCTGTTCGCCCCGATGGCCGTCGTCGTGCCGCTCACCATCTCGACCGCGGTCGGCGCCGCCACCCTGGTCGGCGAGCGCGAGCGCGGCACCGGCGAGTTCTTGGCCCACTCCCCCGCCGGCACGAAGGAGATCTATCTCGGCAAGCTGCTCGCCAGCCTGCTCCCCGGCTACTTCACGACCATGGTCGGCTTCACCGCCTATTCGCTGATCGTGAACCTGATCGTCGGCCCCGAGGTCGGCGGCTGGTTCTTCCCCACCACCCAGTGGTGGCTGCTGATGCTGTGGGTCCTCCCCGGCTTCCTCCTGATCGGCTTGTCGCTCGTGCTGCGTCTGTCCGGTCGGGTGAAGTCGACGGCGGCCGCGCAGCAGGCGTCGGGCCTCATCACGCTCCCGCTGATCGCCATCTCCTACGCCCAGGCATCGGGCGCCATCTACGGCACGCCCACGACCACGATCATCATCGGCGCCATCGCGTGGACGATCGGCATCACGTCGACCTGGCGCGGCATGGGCGCCGTCAAACGCCAGCGCCTCCTCGGCGTCGCCGACGGCGTCTGA